A genomic window from Glycine soja cultivar W05 chromosome 10, ASM419377v2, whole genome shotgun sequence includes:
- the LOC114372229 gene encoding DEAD-box ATP-dependent RNA helicase 7-like, translating to MPSLSLSETDTTTPKPISNKKKPKTQSLTDPDLDGVSGKKTKKRKASDLLEPEAMPAAYSYNNGDDETSSDLVEPEPASREDDSQNKKKKKKKVVKSEEKEQPLLVTEPKEEKKDDPNAISNFRISEPLREKLKEKGIESLFPIQAMTFDTVLDGSDLVGRARTGQGKTLAFVLPILESLINGPAKSARKTGYGRTPSVLVLLPTRELACQVHADFEVYGGAMGLSSCCLYGGAPYQGQELKLRRGVDIVIGTPGRVKDHIEKGNIDLSQLKFRVLDEADEMLRMGFVEDVEMILGKVENVNKVQTLLFSATLPDWVKQIALKFLKPDKKTADLVGNTKMKASTNVRHIVLPCTSSARAQLIPDIIRCYSSGGRTIVFTETKECASQLAGILNGAKALHGDIQQSTREVTLSGFRSGKFMTLVATNVAARGLDINDVQLIIQCEPPRDVEAYIHRSGRTGRAGNTGVAVMLYDPKRSNIPRIERESGVKFEHVSAPQPDDIAKAVSGEAAEMIIQVSDSVVPAFKSAAEELLNSSGLPVIELLAKALAKAVGYTDVKQRSLLTSMENYVTLVLETGKPIYTQSYGYSILRRFLPEEKVEAVKGLSLTADGNGVVFDVPAKDLDIYLNGQENASNVCLEVVKTLPQLQQKEPQSRGGRFGDNGGRGGNYRFGGRGGGGRNGRFSNGGGRGGNWGGKRW from the exons ATGccttcactctctctctctgaaaCTGACACCACCACCCCTAAACCTATTTCCAACAAAAAGAAACCAAAGACCCAATCCCTCACTGATCCCGACCTCGATGGGGTTTCGgggaagaagacgaagaagcgCAAGGCTTCAGATTTATTAGAACCAGAGGCCATGCCCGCCGCTTACAGCTACAACAATGGGGACGACGAGACCAGCTCCGACCTCGTCGAACCCGAACCTGCTTCCAGAGAAGACGACAGtcagaataaaaagaaaaagaagaaaaaggttgtCAAGTCCGAAGAAAAAGAACAGCCTTTGTTGGTAACGGAGcctaaagaagaaaagaaggatGACCCCAACGCGATTTCCAACTTCAGGATTTCGGAACCATTGAGGGAGAAATTGAAGGAGAAGGGTATCGAATCGCTGTTTCCCATTCAGGCCATGACCTTCGACACCGTTCTCGATGGTTCTGATTTGGTTGGCCGTGCTCGCACTGGTCAG GGTAAAACTCTGGCATTTGTGTTGCCCATATTAGAGTCTTTAATAAATGGTCCAGCAAAATCTGCGAGAAAGACTGGCTACGGGAGGACTCCGAGTGTTCTCGTGCTTCTACCTACTAGGGAATTGGCTTGCCAG GTGCATGCTGATTTTGAAGTGTATGGTGGGGCGATGGGATTGAGTTCATGTTGTTTATACGGTGGGGCTCCATATCAAGGTCAAGAACTTAAGCTGAGGAGAGGTGTTGATATTGTCATTGGCACACCAGGCCGTGTGAAG GATCATATTGAGAAGGGAAATATTGACCTGAGCCAACTAAAGTTTCGTGTCCTTGATGAAGCCGATGAAATGCTGAGGATGGGTTTTGTTGAAGATGTTGAAATGATTCTAG GCAAGGTAGAAAATGTTAATAAAGTTCAGACACTTCTTTTCAGTGCTACTTTGCCAGACTGGGTTAAGCAA ATtgctttaaaatttttgaagCCAGACAAGAAAACTGCTGACCTTGTTGGAAATACAAAAATGAAGGCCAGCACCAATGTTAGGCATATTGTTCTTCCTTGTACTAGTTCTGCCAGGGCCCAACTTATCCCAGATATTATTCGCTGTTATAGCAG TGGAGGCCGGACAATTGTATTTACCGAGACAAAAGAATGTGCTTCTCAGCTTGCAGGGATCTTGAATGGAGCAAAAGCTCTCCATGGTGACATACAGCAATCAACACGTGAG GTTACTCTGTCTGGCTTTAGGTCTGGGAAATTCATGACATTAGTTGCCACAAATGTGGCAGCTCGAGGTCTTGATATCAATGATGTTCAGTTAATTATCCAG TGTGAACCCCCACGAGATGTAGAAGCCTATATCCATCGTTCTGGACGCACAGGAAGAGCAG GTAATACTGGGGTTGCTGTCATGCTTTATGATCCAAAAAGATCTAACATACCTAGAATAGAAAGAGAGTCCGGTGTAAAATTTGAACACGTATCCGCCCCTCAGCCCGATGATATTGCCAAAGCTGTTAGTGGGGAAGCTGCTGAAATGATTATCCAAGTGTCTGATAG TGTGGTTCCTGCATTCAAGTCTGCTGCTGAAGAGCTTTTGAACAGTTCTGGTTTACCAGTCATTGAATTACTGGCAAAGGCTCTTGCCAAGGCTGTT GGTTATACCGATGTAAAGCAAAGATCACTTCTCACTTCCATGGAGAACTATGTTACATTAGTCCTTGAGACTGGGAAACCAATCTATACCCAATC TTATGGCTATTCAATCTTGAGGAGATTTTTGCCTGAAGAGAAGGTTGAGGCTGTGAAAGGTCTTTCACTCACTGCTGATGGAAATGGCGTTGTTTTTGATGTACCAGCTAAAGATTTAGACATATATCTTAATG GTCAGGAAAATGCCTCGAATGTATGTTTAGAGGTAGTGAAAACACTGCCACAGTTGCAACAGAAAGAGCCACAATCAAGAGGTGGCAGATTTGGTGATAATGGTGGTCGTGGTGGGAACTACAGGTTTGGTGGAAGAGGTGGAGGAGGCAGGAATGGTAGGTTCTCCAATGGTGGTGGTCGTGGCGGCAACTGGGGTGGAAAGAGATGGTGA
- the LOC114372231 gene encoding embryo-specific protein ATS3B-like: MIKQVLLVLLFLASGLTLSVSETESVSLLPHAAESFNVSYIQMKNAGTCSYLVVISTSCSSPRYTRDQISISFGDAYGNQIYAPRLDDPASGTFESCSSDTFQITGPCAYQICYVYLYRSGLDGWKPESVKINSYNGRAVTFYYNTYIPRDTWYGFNLCNGASSSSYQVSMQKWLIFMVLGFVLSCWL; the protein is encoded by the exons atgatcaaacaGGTTCTTCTTGTTCTGCTCTTCTTGGCCTCTGGATTGACCCTCTCAGTCTCAGAGACTGAATCTGTTTCTCTTCTGCCTCACGCCGCTGAGTCCTTCAATGTCAGCTATATCCAG ATGAAGAACGCCGGGACTTGTTCTTACTTGGTGGTTATATCTACTAGCTGTTCGTCTCCTAGGTATACAAGGGATCAGATCAGTATTTCTTTTGGGGATGCTTATGGCAATCAG ATATATGCACCAAGACTGGATGATCCAGCTTCAGGTACATTTGAGAGCTGTTCTTCGGATACATTTCAGATAACTGGTCCGTGTGCATATCAGATATGTTATGTGTACCTATATAGATCTGGATTAGATGGCTGGAAGCCTGAAAGTGTGAAAATCAATAGTTATAACGGCAGGGCTGTTACTTTCTATTACAACACATATATCCCCAGAGATACATGGTATGGATTTAATTTGTGCAAtggtgcttcttcttcttcgtatCAGGTATCAATGCAGAAATGGCTTATATTTATGGTTCTAGGATTTGTTCTTAGCTGTTGGTTGTAA